Proteins from a single region of Methanotorris igneus Kol 5:
- a CDS encoding IS1595 family transposase, translated as MDEFYVNAGDKGIKKENRRRRGLKRRGRGTYRTERPPIITLYSRMEKRVFTSVEVSLSKVRIWEMIDGVNSDDLIVNTDEYTIYENLSSHPKVSVHLTVNHASKEYSNGFSHINNCECFHSIIKPYLRKHRGISRKNLHIYVSFYTFIYNYKSNWFIKLLIIMLGNGG; from the coding sequence ATAGACGAATTCTATGTTAACGCTGGAGATAAAGGAATTAAAAAAGAAAACAGACGAAGAAGAGGTTTAAAAAGGAGAGGCAGGGGAACATACAGAACTGAGAGACCTCCAATAATAACACTGTACAGCAGAATGGAGAAAAGGGTCTTCACCTCAGTGGAAGTTAGTTTAAGCAAAGTTAGAATATGGGAAATGATTGATGGGGTGAATTCAGACGATTTAATCGTTAATACGGACGAATACACCATCTATGAAAATTTAAGCTCGCATCCGAAAGTATCTGTGCATTTAACAGTCAATCACGCGTCGAAAGAATATTCTAACGGGTTCTCTCACATTAATAACTGCGAATGCTTCCATTCGATAATCAAACCCTATTTAAGAAAACACAGAGGAATTTCCAGGAAAAATCTCCACATATACGTAAGCTTCTACACATTCATTTATAACTACAAATCAAACTGGTTTATCAAATTGCTGATAATTATGTTAGGTAATGGTGGTTGA
- a CDS encoding IS1/IS1595 family N-terminal zinc-binding domain-containing protein produces the protein MSAKIYGLFIPGDKECIEVIRQIRWSRGYVCPYCNSRDVILKGKERNKPYIQRYRCNSCRRHFNDLTGTIFAKKQMSLGEMFYIIKNLKNSSIKQISEELERDYRTVYYFAEEVMELSEKDNILKKLLEM, from the coding sequence ATGAGCGCTAAAATATATGGGTTATTCATACCGGGGGATAAGGAGTGTATTGAAGTTATAAGGCAGATTAGATGGAGTAGGGGCTATGTTTGTCCATACTGCAATTCGAGAGATGTTATTTTAAAGGGTAAAGAGAGAAATAAACCATACATTCAGAGATACAGATGCAACTCGTGCAGGAGACACTTCAACGATTTAACTGGAACGATATTCGCCAAAAAGCAGATGTCTCTGGGAGAGATGTTCTACATCATCAAAAACCTGAAAAATTCATCCATTAAACAGATATCCGAAGAGCTGGAGAGGGATTACAGAACCGTCTACTATTTCGCGGAGGAAGTTATGGAGTTATCTGAAAAAGACAATATTTTAAAAAAATTGCTGGAAATGTGA
- a CDS encoding PocR ligand-binding domain-containing protein, with product MELEKIQKINILVLKPISELLKANVATFDKNGKVIQPFYFGNEICKMIKTHEIGRNICQNSHKRVLNSAKLKNNTVKKSIIEKELSKITPIAYPDDEKGPIIIDYCDAGLLKVLYPIKNNGEIVGYTGICGCFKEGEEEYSLKKLASVSEVISVDKDKLLNLAKDEIRSLSENEIKVVLELVKNMIKYDIDFKKLSACLSKKELSEEDEEYILKFLEYFVLPTAEIINSNLMFFDNELNALFVMDYDKFSFVMEQMDYNKDRIRKLDKPLFLEQEKMFIIPIHKLYLVGTISENNKYTTEEIKKFVYVIYQYFQIVV from the coding sequence ATGGAGTTAGAAAAGATTCAGAAAATTAATATCTTAGTATTGAAGCCAATAAGTGAATTATTAAAAGCAAATGTAGCCACATTTGATAAAAATGGGAAGGTTATACAGCCATTTTATTTTGGAAATGAAATATGCAAGATGATAAAAACCCATGAAATTGGAAGAAATATTTGCCAGAACAGCCACAAGAGAGTTTTAAATTCAGCAAAATTAAAAAATAATACGGTAAAAAAGAGTATTATTGAAAAGGAATTGTCTAAGATTACCCCTATTGCATATCCGGATGACGAAAAGGGACCTATTATTATTGATTACTGTGATGCTGGACTTTTAAAAGTTCTATACCCTATAAAAAATAACGGGGAGATTGTAGGTTATACTGGAATATGTGGATGCTTCAAAGAGGGAGAGGAGGAGTATTCCCTCAAAAAATTAGCATCTGTTTCTGAGGTTATAAGTGTTGACAAGGATAAGCTTCTAAATCTTGCAAAAGATGAAATAAGAAGTTTAAGTGAGAATGAGATAAAGGTAGTTTTAGAACTTGTTAAGAATATGATAAAGTATGATATTGACTTTAAAAAACTCTCTGCTTGCTTATCAAAAAAAGAACTTAGCGAAGAAGACGAAGAATATATTTTAAAGTTTTTGGAATATTTCGTGCTTCCAACAGCAGAAATTATAAATTCAAACTTGATGTTTTTTGATAATGAACTTAATGCACTTTTTGTTATGGATTATGATAAATTTTCTTTTGTGATGGAACAAATGGATTATAATAAAGATAGAATAAGAAAATTAGACAAGCCATTATTTTTAGAACAAGAAAAGATGTTCATAATTCCAATACACAAACTTTATTTAGTAGGTACGATTAGCGAGAATAACAAATACACCACCGAAGAAATAAAAAAGTTCGTATACGTTATTTACCAATATTTCCAAATTGTAGTTTAG
- a CDS encoding helix-turn-helix domain-containing protein, translated as MDNLIVARMQKFTIEDLMRCILGLQEIEIRIYFELLDMKEATVMEIAEKIDRDRTTVQKALRSLMNCGLVEREKVTEKSGFKYIYRPIEFKEVKVKMEELLDEWYLSVKEWLKKY; from the coding sequence ATGGATAATCTTATAGTGGCGAGAATGCAGAAATTCACAATTGAGGACTTGATGAGATGTATTTTGGGCTTGCAGGAGATTGAAATTAGGATTTATTTTGAACTTTTAGATATGAAGGAAGCAACAGTAATGGAAATTGCCGAAAAAATAGATAGGGATAGGACAACAGTTCAAAAAGCATTGAGGAGTTTAATGAATTGTGGGTTAGTTGAGAGGGAAAAGGTAACAGAAAAAAGCGGGTTTAAATACATTTACAGACCTATTGAATTTAAAGAAGTGAAGGTAAAAATGGAGGAACTTTTAGATGAGTGGTATTTAAGTGTTAAGGAATGGCTAAAAAAATACTAA
- a CDS encoding mRNA surveillance protein pelota produces MKIVQEIPERDIIKVMPENLDDLWYLSTIIERGDNVYAVTERRVQDKGDKLRADRGVKRRMFLGVRCEKVEFHEDTNRLRIFGTIIHGPDDVPLGSHHTIEVEPFTEVSIQKRWKKWHLERLKEAVESSQKPKIVAVVMDDSEADIYLIREFGVKEVASIKSDVSKKLDYKANEQVRAEYYHEIAKTLLNYDTDKILVAGPGFGKNNFQKFASEKYKDLAKKIVVENTCTTGRTGLNEILKSGIINKIYGEARLSKEAQYVNKLLEEIAKNGLAAYGIDEVKKALNYSAIETLLVTDEMLRKRHIEEIMNLTESIGGKVIVISTTHDAGKQLKALGGIAALLRFPIE; encoded by the coding sequence ATGAAAATAGTTCAGGAAATTCCTGAAAGGGACATAATAAAAGTAATGCCAGAGAATTTAGATGATTTGTGGTATCTTTCAACAATAATAGAAAGAGGAGACAACGTATATGCAGTAACAGAAAGAAGAGTGCAAGATAAGGGAGATAAACTAAGGGCAGATAGAGGGGTTAAGAGGAGGATGTTTTTAGGGGTTAGGTGTGAAAAAGTTGAATTTCATGAAGATACCAACAGATTAAGAATTTTTGGGACAATTATTCATGGTCCTGATGATGTACCACTTGGCTCTCACCATACCATTGAGGTTGAGCCATTTACTGAAGTTTCTATTCAAAAAAGATGGAAGAAATGGCATCTTGAGAGATTAAAAGAGGCAGTGGAATCTTCTCAAAAACCAAAAATTGTTGCCGTTGTTATGGATGATTCTGAGGCGGATATTTATTTAATAAGGGAGTTTGGAGTTAAAGAAGTAGCAAGTATAAAATCCGATGTTTCAAAGAAATTGGATTACAAGGCAAATGAGCAAGTGAGGGCAGAATATTACCATGAAATTGCAAAAACACTTTTAAATTATGATACCGATAAAATTTTAGTTGCAGGGCCAGGATTTGGGAAGAATAATTTCCAAAAATTTGCTTCAGAAAAATACAAAGACTTGGCAAAAAAGATTGTTGTTGAAAATACATGCACAACTGGAAGAACTGGATTAAATGAGATTTTAAAGAGCGGAATTATAAACAAAATTTATGGAGAAGCGAGATTGAGTAAAGAGGCACAATATGTAAATAAACTTTTGGAAGAGATAGCAAAGAATGGATTGGCTGCCTATGGGATAGATGAAGTGAAAAAAGCTCTAAACTATTCAGCAATAGAAACATTATTGGTAACTGATGAAATGTTGAGAAAAAGACACATTGAAGAGATTATGAATCTTACTGAAAGCATTGGTGGAAAAGTAATTGTTATCTCAACAACCCATGATGCTGGAAAGCAGTTAAAGGCATTGGGAGGTATTGCAGCGTTGCTGAGGTTTCCAATTGAATAA
- a CDS encoding Tfx family DNA-binding protein, translating to MDLEKKKKNFAKSFLTEMQIKVLELRRKGLTQEEIAKMLGTSRANISMIEKRAKENVEKAKNTLRIYNQIFAPLVINIEKDTDVLKIPEIVFKKADEKGIHVKYSTLDILEFIRKNAKNYVEKRVVKESFKIYVLENGELDIG from the coding sequence ATGGATTTAGAAAAAAAGAAAAAAAATTTTGCTAAATCTTTTTTGACAGAAATGCAAATAAAGGTCTTAGAGTTGAGGAGGAAGGGCTTAACACAGGAAGAAATTGCAAAAATGTTGGGGACAAGTAGGGCAAATATAAGCATGATTGAGAAGAGAGCAAAAGAGAATGTTGAAAAGGCAAAAAACACATTAAGAATATACAATCAAATTTTTGCCCCCTTGGTAATTAATATTGAAAAAGATACTGACGTCCTAAAAATCCCAGAGATTGTTTTTAAAAAGGCAGATGAAAAAGGCATACATGTAAAATATAGTACCTTAGATATATTAGAATTCATTAGAAAAAATGCAAAGAATTATGTGGAAAAGAGAGTTGTTAAGGAATCCTTCAAAATATATGTCCTTGAAAACGGAGAATTAGATATAGGTTAA
- a CDS encoding protein-L-isoaspartate O-methyltransferase, translating into MIEKMKPIVERLMYEGYIKNKKVAEALLKVPRHEFVPEDLKEYAYIDSPLEIGFGQTISAIHMVAMMCDILDLKEGQKVLEVGTGCGYHAAVTAELVGKDGLVVTVERFPELAKRAEKTLRRLGYDNVIVICGDGTLGYEPLAPYDRIYVTAAGPKVPRPLIEQLKDGGKLLIPVGRYVQHLILIEKKDGKIIEKDFGEVSFVPLVGEEGWKDY; encoded by the coding sequence ATGATTGAAAAAATGAAACCTATTGTAGAAAGACTTATGTATGAAGGATATATCAAAAATAAAAAAGTTGCTGAAGCTTTATTAAAAGTTCCAAGACATGAATTTGTTCCAGAAGATTTGAAGGAATATGCCTATATCGATAGTCCTCTTGAAATTGGCTTTGGGCAGACCATTTCAGCAATCCACATGGTTGCGATGATGTGTGATATTCTTGATTTGAAGGAGGGGCAGAAAGTTCTTGAGGTTGGAACTGGATGCGGATATCATGCAGCAGTTACGGCAGAATTGGTTGGAAAAGATGGATTGGTTGTTACAGTTGAGAGATTTCCAGAGTTAGCTAAAAGAGCAGAGAAAACATTAAGAAGATTAGGCTATGATAATGTAATTGTGATATGTGGGGATGGAACATTGGGATATGAGCCCCTTGCTCCTTATGATAGAATTTATGTAACTGCTGCTGGGCCTAAGGTGCCAAGGCCTTTAATAGAGCAACTTAAAGATGGGGGGAAATTACTAATACCAGTTGGGAGATATGTGCAACACCTCATTCTAATTGAGAAAAAAGATGGGAAAATTATTGAAAAGGATTTTGGAGAAGTTTCATTTGTACCACTTGTTGGAGAGGAAGGGTGGAAAGATTATTAA
- the pdxS gene encoding pyridoxal 5'-phosphate synthase lyase subunit PdxS, whose amino-acid sequence MKKVGTDLLKKGFAKMVKHGVVMDVTNVEQAQIAEDAGAVAVMALERVPADIRAQGGVARMSDPALILEIKDAVSIPVMAKVRIGHFVEAQILEAIGVDMIDESEVLTPADEQHHIDKTKFKVPFVCGARNLGEALRRIEEGAAMIRTKGEAGTGNVVEAVRHMRAVNEGIARVVGYYEMGLDRELLYMARNELKVPVELVYEVAKLRRLPVVNFAAGGIATPADAALMMQLGADGVFVGSGIFKSENPEERARAIVEAVYNYDKPDVIAEISKNLGEPMRGIDISKLSEGEMLQYRGD is encoded by the coding sequence ATGAAAAAGGTAGGAACCGATTTGTTAAAGAAGGGATTTGCTAAGATGGTTAAACATGGAGTAGTTATGGACGTTACAAATGTAGAGCAAGCACAAATTGCAGAGGATGCTGGTGCAGTTGCAGTTATGGCTTTGGAAAGAGTCCCAGCAGATATAAGAGCTCAGGGTGGAGTAGCAAGAATGTCAGACCCTGCATTAATTTTAGAGATAAAAGACGCTGTCTCAATCCCTGTTATGGCAAAAGTAAGGATAGGGCATTTTGTTGAGGCACAAATCTTAGAGGCAATTGGAGTAGATATGATTGACGAGAGTGAGGTCTTAACCCCTGCAGATGAGCAACACCACATCGATAAAACAAAATTCAAAGTTCCATTTGTTTGTGGAGCAAGAAATCTTGGAGAGGCATTGAGAAGAATAGAAGAAGGAGCAGCAATGATTAGAACAAAAGGAGAAGCAGGAACTGGAAACGTTGTTGAGGCAGTAAGGCATATGAGAGCAGTTAATGAAGGAATTGCAAGAGTTGTTGGATACTATGAGATGGGATTGGACAGAGAGTTATTATACATGGCAAGAAATGAACTTAAAGTTCCAGTTGAATTAGTTTATGAGGTTGCAAAATTAAGAAGATTGCCTGTTGTTAACTTTGCTGCTGGTGGAATTGCAACACCTGCTGACGCTGCTTTAATGATGCAACTTGGTGCTGATGGTGTATTTGTTGGTTCAGGAATCTTCAAATCAGAAAACCCAGAAGAGAGAGCAAGAGCAATTGTTGAGGCAGTTTATAACTACGACAAACCAGATGTTATTGCAGAAATCAGTAAGAACCTTGGAGAACCAATGAGAGGCATTGATATATCAAAATTGAGTGAAGGAGAGATGTTACAGTATAGAGGAGATTAA
- a CDS encoding transposase — MSGRKTKRKGYWKAYDKRFKIFNIKYTYDFVSFIINILLPYKEKRKVGRPLAISYNEYIATLIIKHIFRISLRDLETLSDYLHKKHIDSSTYGKAFQRIKISDLTKIIVGLHLIIANSLKSSVIIYIADSTGVHLLRVYCERIRVVNNEIKKVKYRVFDKMHVLACYYKDYGLISIVMVKWDNGYSSDSKNLLKMIKSLDFVKGAIILLDGGYDDEDLLRELLSIDLIPIVKTKEFKWDYGISKIRKKVKKLFDKKLYKIRGVIEAIFGGLKTKFRLTLNEKLPESRCRATLAVAIVHNILTLMRVISIRE, encoded by the coding sequence ATGAGCGGCAGAAAAACCAAAAGAAAAGGATACTGGAAAGCCTACGATAAGAGGTTTAAGATATTCAATATTAAGTACACTTATGATTTTGTTTCATTTATTATAAATATTTTACTTCCATATAAAGAAAAACGCAAAGTAGGAAGGCCTTTAGCTATAAGTTACAATGAATATATAGCTACTCTAATAATAAAACACATTTTTAGAATTAGTTTAAGAGATTTAGAAACTCTTTCCGATTATTTACATAAAAAGCATATAGATAGCTCCACATACGGAAAAGCTTTTCAGAGGATTAAAATAAGCGATTTAACTAAAATAATCGTTGGATTACACTTAATTATTGCTAATTCGTTAAAATCATCGGTTATAATTTACATAGCTGATTCCACTGGAGTCCATTTATTAAGAGTGTATTGTGAAAGAATCAGAGTTGTGAATAATGAAATAAAAAAGGTAAAGTATCGGGTTTTTGACAAAATGCACGTATTAGCTTGCTATTATAAAGATTATGGATTAATTTCGATTGTTATGGTAAAATGGGATAATGGATATAGTTCAGACAGTAAAAACTTACTAAAAATGATAAAATCTTTAGATTTTGTGAAAGGTGCGATAATATTGTTGGATGGTGGTTACGATGATGAAGATTTACTTAGAGAGTTGTTATCTATAGACCTCATTCCAATAGTTAAAACAAAAGAGTTTAAATGGGATTACGGTATTTCTAAAATCAGAAAGAAAGTTAAAAAATTGTTTGATAAGAAACTGTATAAAATTAGAGGGGTAATAGAAGCGATATTTGGAGGGCTAAAAACTAAATTTAGATTAACTCTAAATGAAAAACTACCTGAAAGTAGATGTAGAGCTACTTTAGCAGTAGCAATCGTTCATAATATTTTAACACTAATGAGAGTTATTAGTATTAGAGAGTAA
- a CDS encoding TatD family hydrolase, whose protein sequence is MDILKNLPITDNHIHVDNENGYGAEKVAKIFHNAGGKVMIVLNKPTFDGDLTKSMDILVKDIERINKNTNVKAFGLVGVHPAELTVMLKRGISLEEAKEKMINALNYAKKLVEENDFIVGIGEVGRPHYEVSEDVWRVSNEILRYAMELAEDLNCAIQIHAESATEEQFKELSEMAKDVGLNPEKVIKHHCGDMVLEGEKYGIFPSIIASKPVESAVKKSLRFVMETDYIDDLKRPGVVLGIKTVPRRTRKLIEMGLLDEEGCFKIHKENIENLYGIEIE, encoded by the coding sequence ATGGACATTCTCAAAAATCTACCCATAACAGACAACCACATCCATGTAGATAATGAGAATGGTTACGGAGCAGAGAAGGTAGCAAAAATCTTCCACAACGCTGGAGGAAAAGTGATGATTGTTTTAAACAAACCCACATTTGATGGGGATTTAACGAAATCCATGGATATCTTGGTTAAAGACATAGAAAGAATAAACAAAAACACCAATGTTAAGGCATTTGGTTTAGTTGGCGTCCATCCGGCAGAGCTAACCGTTATGCTAAAAAGGGGAATTTCCTTAGAAGAAGCAAAAGAAAAAATGATTAATGCCCTAAACTACGCAAAAAAACTTGTTGAGGAGAATGATTTTATCGTGGGTATTGGTGAAGTTGGGAGACCACATTATGAAGTTAGTGAGGATGTTTGGAGAGTTTCCAATGAAATCCTAAGATATGCAATGGAATTAGCGGAGGATTTAAATTGTGCTATCCAAATTCATGCCGAATCTGCAACAGAAGAGCAATTTAAGGAGCTCTCTGAAATGGCAAAGGACGTTGGACTAAACCCAGAAAAAGTTATAAAGCACCACTGTGGGGATATGGTTTTAGAAGGGGAGAAATACGGTATTTTCCCATCAATAATTGCTTCAAAACCCGTTGAAAGTGCAGTAAAAAAATCTCTTAGGTTTGTTATGGAAACTGACTATATAGATGATTTAAAAAGACCGGGTGTGGTTTTGGGCATTAAAACAGTTCCAAGAAGGACAAGAAAACTCATTGAAATGGGTTTATTGGACGAAGAAGGATGTTTCAAAATTCATAAGGAGAATATTGAAAATCTCTATGGAATTGAGATTGAATAA
- a CDS encoding substrate-binding domain-containing protein encodes MRKLSLLVVGVIVSSLLLCGCVSNQATENQKTLVVYSCGGPTEALQELNSVFEKKYNCKIDFVGASSGTLRKAIENGAYCDVYMPRGVKHAEILLNKSLIEPDFKIYQFTEWVIITPKGNPKNITKLEDLLRDDVKVYTNSKSSIPESRALKPKKDLIEKIYEKSAKDFDCYRKMLEYVVDGECDAALVERRCTTLEGIKGNVEIIEIPREYLNKADGFFTVGVMKNSKNKDLAYKYMEFVLSDEGQSILAKHGFIPVKSEKGQEILNKYYPEYKDLAPK; translated from the coding sequence ATGAGGAAGCTTTCTCTTTTAGTTGTGGGGGTTATTGTATCAAGTTTATTGTTATGTGGATGTGTGTCAAACCAAGCAACAGAAAATCAGAAAACCTTAGTGGTCTATAGTTGTGGAGGTCCAACAGAAGCACTTCAAGAACTTAACTCAGTATTCGAGAAGAAATACAACTGTAAAATAGATTTTGTTGGAGCATCGTCAGGAACCTTAAGGAAGGCTATAGAAAATGGTGCATACTGTGATGTCTATATGCCAAGAGGAGTTAAACATGCAGAAATTCTATTAAATAAAAGTTTAATTGAGCCAGATTTCAAAATCTACCAATTTACTGAATGGGTAATAATAACGCCAAAAGGTAATCCAAAGAATATAACTAAATTAGAGGATTTGTTGAGGGACGATGTTAAAGTTTATACAAACTCAAAATCATCAATTCCAGAAAGTAGGGCATTAAAACCAAAAAAGGACTTAATTGAAAAAATTTATGAAAAGAGTGCAAAGGACTTTGATTGCTACAGAAAAATGTTGGAGTATGTTGTTGATGGAGAATGTGATGCTGCACTTGTTGAGAGAAGATGTACAACATTGGAAGGAATAAAAGGAAATGTTGAAATTATTGAGATTCCAAGAGAATATTTAAACAAAGCAGATGGATTTTTCACAGTAGGGGTTATGAAAAACTCAAAGAACAAAGATTTAGCATACAAATACATGGAATTTGTCTTATCAGATGAAGGACAGAGCATTTTAGCAAAACACGGCTTCATTCCAGTAAAATCTGAAAAAGGTCAAGAAATCCTAAACAAATACTACCCAGAATATAAAGACCTCGCCCCTAAATAA
- a CDS encoding 4Fe-4S binding protein: MDLKFKRILSLIVKYGVFIVAIPTLAIVILRCPYVIPFLACDMCPVVDCPSKYHRREFVVFALGYIALFRKDFCAWVCPYGTLNDIIYKIRRKLSKKTFKIPLELKLSLNFLKYVVFVFAIIAILNGNPRYYVPLHTSSLITSIKLAFMTAGNAYYTRLALILVGLLLGIVIPRFWCRFLCPYGTTFQLIKKGLRKLKNGYKNEHKCEKCSKCGNYD; this comes from the coding sequence GTGGATTTGAAATTTAAAAGAATTTTATCATTAATTGTTAAATATGGTGTTTTTATCGTTGCCATCCCAACATTAGCTATTGTTATTTTAAGATGCCCATATGTTATTCCATTTTTAGCATGTGATATGTGTCCCGTTGTTGATTGTCCATCCAAATACCATAGAAGGGAGTTTGTTGTATTTGCCCTTGGGTATATTGCTTTGTTTAGGAAAGATTTTTGTGCTTGGGTTTGTCCTTATGGAACTTTGAACGATATTATCTACAAAATAAGAAGAAAACTTTCAAAAAAGACATTTAAAATCCCATTGGAGTTGAAATTGTCACTTAATTTTTTAAAGTATGTTGTGTTTGTTTTTGCCATAATCGCGATACTCAATGGAAACCCAAGATACTACGTTCCACTCCACACAAGTAGTTTAATAACATCAATAAAACTGGCTTTCATGACTGCTGGAAATGCCTACTACACAAGATTGGCATTAATACTGGTTGGATTACTTTTAGGTATTGTCATACCAAGATTTTGGTGTAGGTTTTTATGCCCTTACGGAACTACATTCCAATTAATAAAAAAAGGACTTAGAAAGTTAAAAAATGGATACAAAAATGAACATAAATGTGAAAAATGTTCAAAGTGTGGAAACTATGATTGA
- a CDS encoding permease: protein MIDIYDIYLSLERSLNFFLRALPYLMLGFILSTYLKIKLKGDLRKKFVHVLDGSKKSIVLASFIGAILPLCSASGIPVASAMNSKGANLGVSFAFMVSASSINPIGILLTISLLGYKMVIVQVLASIVLSIFVGFIFYNEKAIFCGFETKNHNNSFFSAFIEQFRKLFPSIVLGFLISGFIMTYVPKETILLVLSNNVYTYFYVSIIRIFIFLCPYAMLPIIKTVAIEGIPKGLIVSFLISAPTLGLPILLPMKKYFGNRLTLKYVFGVVVGSGIIGITLDKIGV from the coding sequence ATGATTGACATATATGATATTTACCTTTCATTAGAGCGTTCTTTAAATTTCTTTTTGAGAGCTTTGCCGTATCTTATGTTGGGATTTATCTTATCCACTTATTTAAAAATAAAATTAAAAGGGGACTTAAGAAAAAAATTTGTCCATGTATTAGATGGTTCAAAAAAATCCATAGTTTTGGCATCTTTTATTGGAGCAATTTTACCACTATGTTCTGCAAGTGGTATTCCAGTGGCAAGTGCTATGAACTCAAAAGGTGCAAATTTGGGGGTTAGTTTTGCCTTTATGGTCTCTGCGTCTTCAATAAACCCTATTGGAATTTTACTGACGATTTCATTATTAGGGTATAAGATGGTGATTGTGCAAGTTTTAGCGTCTATAGTTTTGTCTATATTTGTGGGATTTATTTTTTACAATGAGAAGGCAATATTTTGTGGATTTGAAACCAAAAATCATAACAATAGTTTTTTTAGTGCGTTCATTGAGCAATTTAGAAAATTATTCCCGTCAATAGTTTTGGGATTCCTAATTTCTGGGTTCATAATGACTTATGTTCCAAAAGAGACAATTTTATTGGTTCTCTCCAATAACGTATACACATACTTCTATGTTTCAATAATAAGGATATTCATCTTCCTATGCCCATATGCAATGCTACCAATTATAAAAACGGTTGCAATTGAAGGAATTCCAAAAGGACTGATAGTTTCGTTCTTAATTTCAGCCCCTACTTTAGGATTGCCTATATTATTGCCTATGAAAAAATATTTTGGGAACAGATTAACATTAAAGTATGTATTTGGGGTTGTTGTTGGAAGTGGGATAATTGGGATAACTCTTGATAAAATAGGTGTGTAA
- a CDS encoding MetS family NSS transporter small subunit, protein MPISAIIMFIIGATVLWGGSIYFLWKSLKQNEKMNEEEQQ, encoded by the coding sequence ATGCCAATCTCTGCTATAATTATGTTTATAATTGGGGCTACTGTATTGTGGGGAGGTTCAATATACTTTCTTTGGAAAAGTTTGAAGCAAAATGAGAAAATGAATGAAGAAGAACAGCAATAA